The genomic region ATCTGCCCCCCGGGCGAGGTGTTGGGCAAGGCACGTCGCCTGACTTATGAGCGCTTGGGGCTGAGCCCCAATCGCTCCAGGCGATGTTTAATTGCCGAAGGGGCGCGCCCGTGTCGTTGGGCAAGCTGGTCGACGTTGAGTCCCTGCGCGAATCCTGCCTTGAGGCGCTGGTCTTCTTCCTCGGTCCAGGCTTCGTAGGCTCTGGGATGCGTGCGACGTTTCTCTTCAAGCGTATACAACTTAGCAGCTCTCTTTGGCGCGATGAAATCCAGGACTGCACCAAGTGCCCAAAACAGGTCCGGGACGTATTGTTCGTCGATCAAGATTCGGGATCGCACGTCCGCGCCATGCTTCACCTCGCTGATGCTCAGGAACCTCGATCCGTCCGGTGTCTCCTTGAGATCAACGTACAGGGTCCGCGATCCGGCCTTGACCCTCACGCTTATGATCTCCGTGTACTCAGGGGTCATTTTGTCGCCTCCTCGACAACGCGGATCTCCTCCTCGGTGAGGCCGTAGAGTTCGTACATAAGGTGATCGATTTGGCGGTCGGTAGCGGCGATTTGGCGCTGGAGGGCGGTCCTTTCATGTTCGGTCTTGGCGGCGGAGGTGGGGTTCACCTTGTGCCACTGGTTGATTCGCGCTTGTACAGGATGTCACGGCCATTCCTTCGCCATGCCCCAGAGGCCGCCGAACCATCGAATCATACCCACGCGCACGTTCTCCGCCGTTCGCACTACGAAACACTGCTTCTTACCGAAACCGTTCAGATTCGTCCCTAGGATCAACATGCTTCGGTCGTCGATTATGAAACGATCGTGTAGTACAGGCCTTGCTGGTAGCCGTACGTGGATATCGCGTCCTGACGCCTGGGCTACGTTGAGTAGTCTCCTGAGTTTCCCGGAATCCCGAATATTTGTGGTCAAGATATCGATCGTGCATTGCGGTGAACACGCATCCAGGTGTTCGACAGTCGCGTAGTCGAAGTAAGGATCGCATACTCTGATGTCGCCGAAGAGGGCGCCTAAAAATTGATGCAGTTGGACGACTTCCTGAACAGCCTTGGCGGGATCAACCATGGTCACAGAGCCACAAACAGCGGCAATTCTGGTCTTCCCACCGGCAAGTAGGAAGTACTCGTGTCTCCCCTTCCGTCGTCTCCGGTCCAAGGTACGCACTTCCCTCGGCGCGGCCATCGTTCCCGCCCCGGTCGTGGGGCTCACTGGTTGTACCGTGCGGTCACCCCGCGGGCAAGCCAGGCGGAACCGACGCGGGTTAGGGGGCGGCTACTCCGCGCCCGGACCGCGCTCGAGGCATTCCTTGAGCCGGTACAGGAGATCGAGGGCCTCGAAGGGGGTCAGCCGGTCCGGGTCCATGCGCCGCAGCTCCTTCAGCACGGGGTGATCGTCGGTGGCAAAGAGGGGGAGCTCCTTCTCACGCGGGGGCAAGGCGGGCGCGCCCTTCTCGAGTTCGTCCAGGGCCCGCTGGGCCTCGCGGAGGACCTCCTCGGGAAGCTGGGCCAGTCGGGCGACGTGAACACCGTAGCTCCGCTCCCCGACCCCGGGGAGGATCCGGTACAGGAAGACGACCTCCCCCTTCCACTCCCGGGCCGCGGCGTGGAGGTTCACGACCCCGGGAGCCTCGTCGGCGAGGCGGGCCAGCTCCCGGTAGTGGGTCGCGAACAGGGTCTTGCACCCGATCTCCATCGCCAGATGGCGGGCGATGGCCCGGGCGAGGACCATCCCATCGTGGGTGCTCGTCCCCCGCCCCAGCTCATCGAGGATCACCAGAGAGCGCGGGGTGGCCCCCCTCAGGATCGCCCCCGCCTCCACCATCTCCGCCATGAACGTGGACAGACCGCCCGTCAGGGCGTCGGACGCTCCGACCCGGGTGTAGATGCGGTCGAACACGGGGAGCTCCGCCTCCTTCGCCGGCACGAACGACCCCATCTGGGCGAGGAGGGCGATGAGCGCCGTCTGGCGAAGGAACACGGATTTGCCGGCCATGTTCGGCCCCGTGACCACCGCCAACTTCACCCCTTCCCCTAGCTCGAGATCGTTGGGCACGAACTGGGTCACTTCCTCCACCATCGGGTGCCGACCCTCGCGGATGCGAACCACGGCCCGATCCGTGAACCGAGGCCGGGTGTACCCCTTGCGACGGGCGACCTCGGAGAGGGATCGCAACGCGTCGAGCTCAGCGAGGGCCTCCCCCACCGCCCCGAGGGCCCCGATCTCCCCCTCCACCCGGCGGCACAGGGAGAGGAACGTGTCCCGTTCAAGTTTCGCGATCCCGTCCTCCGCCGCGGCGAGCCGGTCGGCCAGGGACGCGAGCTCGGCCGAGGTGAACCTCTCCCCACCGGTGAGGGACTGCCGCCTTCGCCAGTCGGACGGGACCTTCGCAAGCTGGGAGCGGGTGACCTCGAAGTAGTACCCGAACACCCGGTTGTAACCGACCTTGAGGCTCGGGATCCCGGTGCGGGCCCGCTCCGCCGCCTCGAGGCCCGCGATCGCCTCCCGCACCTCCCCCGCCTCGCGGCGCAGGGAGTCAAGCGCGGGGTCATAGCCCTCGCGGATGACATCCCCTCCATCGAGGGTCGGGGGCGGAGGGTCCACGATCGCGCGGCGCAGGTCGTCGGCGAGCTCAGCCGGCGCCTTCCCGATCGCGTCGGAGAGGGCGGCAAGCTCCTCCGGCGCGACCGCCAGGAGATCCTTCAGCCGCTCGCCGATCTCGGCCGCCGCGTCCAGGGTGCGGGCGAGGGCGAGGAGGTCCCCGGGGGAGAGCCCCCCCGTGGCCACCCGCCCGCGGAGGCGGGGGAGGTCGCAGCACGACCCGAGCGGGCGAGCGAGCGCGTCGTCCAAACCTGACTGGAGGAGGCAGTCCACCGCATCGAGCCGCCGCTCGATTCCCTCCCGCCGGGCGAGCGGAGCGAGGACCCACCTCCGGAGGAGCCGCCGCCCCATCGCCGTCTTCGTCCGGTCGAGGACGGACAGGAGCGTGACCGCGCCCTCAGCTCGGAGGGGGGTCAGGAGCTCAAGCGAACGCTGGGTGAACGCATCGAGGACGAGCGTCTCCTCCCCCGCCCGCGCCGGCGGCCTCAGGTGAGGGAGATCCCCCACCGTGGCCGTGAGGTAGACAAGGAGCGCGCCCGCGGCTGCCGCCGCGAGCGGAGCATCCCCCAGCTCCCCTGGGAACCGGGCGTGCAGGGCCGCGGAGCTGAAGTCGGCCTCCGGCCGTTCCGTACCTACCCCGGGCAGCTCGACCGGAGGGCGCCACCCCTCGGGGACGATCCACTCCGCCACCGGCAGCCGCGCCGCGAGATGAGCGAGCTCCCCAAGCGGGAGTTCCTCGGCCCAGAACCCGCCCGACGCCGCCTCGGCCCACGCCACCCCCGCCCGTTCCCCCCGCGGCCACACCGCGGCGAGGAGGACGTCCAGCCCGGAGTCGAGGGCCCCCTCCTCGATCATCGTCCCCGGGGTGAGGACCCGCACCACGCCCCGCTTGAGGAGCTTCTTCCCCTGTCCCGGCCGCTCGAGCTGGGAGGCGAGGGCGACCTTGTGCCCCTTGCGGAGGAGGCGCTGCACGTAGAGATCGGCCTTCCGCACCGGGACCCCCGCCATCGGGACCCCCTCCCGGCTGGTGAGGATGATCTCCAGGTCGCGGGCCACGGTCTCCGCATCCTCGAAGAACGCCTCGTAGAAATCGCCGAGCTGAAAGAGAAGGACCGCGTCGGGGTGGCGCGCCTTGAGCTCGCGGTACTGCCGCATCACCGGGGTCAGTTCCATGCCCGGCGGAGTATACCCACCGCCGTCGCCAGGCCGGCTCCACACCGTCGCCACATCCTCGCCCCATGCCCTGCACCTGGATGGGTGAGCCTTCACCCGAAGTCGGTCTCCCAACGGCCATTCTGTGCCGAAGGCAGGGCCCGGCTAGACTCGGGAGCGAGGATGAAGAGGATTCTGGTGGTGGACGACGACCCGTGGGTGCGAAAGCTCGTGCGGGGCTACCTCGAGCGGGCGGGGTTCGCGGTGACAGCCACAGCGAGCGGCGAGGAGGCCCTCGCCGAGTTCACCGCCCACCCCCCCGACCTCGTCGTCCTCGATCTCATGC from Candidatus Bipolaricaulis anaerobius harbors:
- the mutS gene encoding DNA mismatch repair protein MutS produces the protein MELTPVMRQYRELKARHPDAVLLFQLGDFYEAFFEDAETVARDLEIILTSREGVPMAGVPVRKADLYVQRLLRKGHKVALASQLERPGQGKKLLKRGVVRVLTPGTMIEEGALDSGLDVLLAAVWPRGERAGVAWAEAASGGFWAEELPLGELAHLAARLPVAEWIVPEGWRPPVELPGVGTERPEADFSSAALHARFPGELGDAPLAAAAAGALLVYLTATVGDLPHLRPPARAGEETLVLDAFTQRSLELLTPLRAEGAVTLLSVLDRTKTAMGRRLLRRWVLAPLARREGIERRLDAVDCLLQSGLDDALARPLGSCCDLPRLRGRVATGGLSPGDLLALARTLDAAAEIGERLKDLLAVAPEELAALSDAIGKAPAELADDLRRAIVDPPPPTLDGGDVIREGYDPALDSLRREAGEVREAIAGLEAAERARTGIPSLKVGYNRVFGYYFEVTRSQLAKVPSDWRRRQSLTGGERFTSAELASLADRLAAAEDGIAKLERDTFLSLCRRVEGEIGALGAVGEALAELDALRSLSEVARRKGYTRPRFTDRAVVRIREGRHPMVEEVTQFVPNDLELGEGVKLAVVTGPNMAGKSVFLRQTALIALLAQMGSFVPAKEAELPVFDRIYTRVGASDALTGGLSTFMAEMVEAGAILRGATPRSLVILDELGRGTSTHDGMVLARAIARHLAMEIGCKTLFATHYRELARLADEAPGVVNLHAAAREWKGEVVFLYRILPGVGERSYGVHVARLAQLPEEVLREAQRALDELEKGAPALPPREKELPLFATDDHPVLKELRRMDPDRLTPFEALDLLYRLKECLERGPGAE